The window AGCGCCCAGTAGAGTTCGCCGAGAAGCTGCCAGATCCCCTCGATGATTTCCGGAAGAAATTCCCCGCTCCAGGAGATGCACTCGGCCATCGTGAACAGCGAAAGGCGCGACCGGCGCAGGAAATAGCCCGCTTCGTAATCGACCCGGTTGCCGTTGCGGATGAAGGCGAGCGCGTCGGCCGCGCTGAGCTGCGGGTAGAGCGGTTCGCCGCCGTGCCGGTCCTTCAGCTGCCGGGCGGCGCGGAGATACTCTTCGGCCCACGCCCTGCGGACCGGCGAATCGAGCAGCCGCGCCCAGCGCGCCCGGTCGGAGCCGGGCGGATAGCAGCGCGGGTGTTCGGGAGCGTTGAGCCGTTCGATCAATTCCGTGCGAGACAAGATTTCCTTCAGCATCGTATTCCCTCATCGGTCAGGTTGTCGGTTGCCGGTTGCCGGAGAATACTATAGCACGGTCCGGAGGAATTGCCACGGCGCATCCGGCTGCCCGGTTGATTTTTCCGGGCGGAGAATGTATATTGTTTTCATCGGGCAGGGCCGGGTCAGGAGGATATCGATTTGAAAACTGGGATCAACGGCGGTTTTTATTACCGGGGCGGCAGCATGCTCCGGGTATTTCGCGCCGGGGACCGGCTGCTGCCGGTACCGAAGCCGTTCCGCTCCTTGAAGCGCGGCGACGTGATCTGTTTTCTGCCGCCGGGCTCCCGCACCCGCGTGGTGCACCGCATCGTCGGCTGCGGGGAAAACTCTTTCCGCACGCAGGGGGACAACAACGCCCGGCCGGACCGGCTGCCGGTCACGCCGGAGCAGATGCCGATGCTGGTTGCGGCCAGAGTCCGTCGCGGGCGGCGCAGTCGGGTGCACGGCGGTGCAGTCGGCCGGATCGTTTTCCGCATCAATCGGTTCCGCCGTTTTTGCCGTGGCGTCGTTTCCGCGCTCGGCGGACGGCTGCGCCCGCTTCTGCGGCCGTTCCGGCCCGGCCTCCGGCTGGTTTCGCGCGCCGGGCGCGGGCTGCTGTATGCCGGGGATACGGTTGCGGCGGTGCGCCGGGCGGACGGCGAAGGCTGGCGGCTCCGGCGCGGCTGGCGTTTTTTCTATTCGGCGGATGAACTGAACCGGCTCTATCCGGTTCCGGGAGACGGGGCGGAGCATGGACGGCAATAAGAATTCCGGACTGCCGGAGCCGCCGCCGCCCGCCGCCGGCGAACTTTTCACCTTTCTGAAACCGTATCTGCGGCCGCATGCATGGCGGATCGCCGGAATCGGCGCCCTGCTGCTGTTCGGCGCGTCGTTCGCTTATCTGGAACCTCTCGTGCAGCGGCAGTTCATCAATACGCTCACCGCGCTCGAGCGTCCGCAGGTCTGGTTCTGGGGAATTCTGACCGTTCTGACCGGGGCGCTGCTCCGGCTCTGCACCGCCGGGGAGTCGATCGGGGAGAATTCGATCGGCGCCCGGATCACCATGACGCTCAAAACCCGGCTGAGCCGCCGCCTTCTGGATCTGCCCGTTTCGTTTTTCCATCGCCACGGCAGCGGCTATCTGGCCGGGCGTCTGACCCGCGATATCGACGAAATGCAGTTTCTGTATTCGGCGGGCATGACCGGCATTCTGTCGTCGGCGCTGCGGCTGCTGGGCGGGCTGGCGCTGCTGTTCGTGCTTGACTGGCGGGTCGGCGCCGTTGTCGTCCTGATTCTGCCGCTGTATCTTCTCGCCTACCGGAAATTCCGCGGCGATCACTATCGGGTCGGCCTGGCGGTCAGCGAGGCGAATGCCGCGAACTCCCGCACGCTGCAGTCGACCTTCTCGGGAATCCGGCTGCTGAAGAGCAGCGCGGCCGAGGAGAAGCGCGGAGAGCGGCTCGGCCGGGAGTTCGAACAGCAGATGATATTGCGGATCAGGCGGTTCCGTCTCGGCTGCCGGTTCCGGGTTCTGCTCCGGGTGATTCCGGGCGGCTGCCGCGGCGCGCTGCTGCTGGCCGGCGTCTGGATGATCCTCGAAGGGCGGTGGACGCTCGGCGGGCTCTGGGCGCTCCTGCGGGCGCTCGACTATGTGTTCACGCCGTCGCAGCTGCTGTGCGGCGGATTGATCCAGTTCCATTCGGTCTCCGCGGCCGCTGCCCGGGTCATGCAGCTTGACCGCCTGCTGCCCGAGGAGAACCTTGAAAACGGCGTTGAACCCGGAAAGCTCGAAGGGCGCATCGAATTCCGGCACGTCAGCTTCGGCTACCTGCCCGGAGTTCCGGTGCTGCGGGACCTTTCGTTTGAGCTGCGTCCGGGGGAGGTTGTCGCGCTCTGCGGCCCGAGCGGCGGCGGAAAAAGTACGATTGCGGGGCTGCTGCTGCGCTTCTTCCGGCCGGAATCGGGCGAAATCCTGATCGACGGCCGTCCGGCCGGGGAGTACCGGCTGCGGGCTTTGCGCCGGCGGATCGGCTATATCGGTCAGACCGGCGAGTTTCTGACCGGCACGCTCGCCGCGAATCTGCTGCTCGGAGTAGACAGGCCGGTTCCGGAAACGCGCCTGCGGGAGGTGATCGGCCTTGTCGGCCTCGGGGCGAGGCTGAATGCGCCGGAGTGCGACCGGGATGCCCCGCTGGAGGAGAACGGCGTCAACTTTTCGGTCGGGGAGCGGATCCGGCTCGCGGTCGCGCGCGAAATCCTGCGCGATCCCGATATCCTGATTCTGGATGAGACGACGGCCAGCCTCGACGGCGAAACGGAGGAGAAACTGATGGATTTTCTGCTGGAGCTGCTTGCCGGCCGCACCGTGCTGGTCATATCGCACCGTGAGTCGACGCTCCGCCGGGCGCAGCGCCGTCTTGAGCTGAAGGAAGGACGGATTTATGAGAAATGATTGTGACGGATTTTTCGCCGCACTCGGCTGGATGGCGTTCGCCCCGGACCCCGCCGCCCGTTTCGAACGGCTTTCCGCCGAAGAGAAGCGGAGGCTCTGCCGGGAGGCCGGGGCGCATCGGCTCTCGCACTGTTTTTACTATTTTTTCCGCAACGCGCTGCCGTCGGAGTTCCGGGAGGAGTTCGGGCGCTCCTATCATGCCGTTTCGGCCTGGGAGCTCGGCTACGGCGTCGCGCTGAACCGGCTGCGGAAGAGGATTGCGGAGCTCGGCGGCCGCCCGGTGGCGCTCAAGGGGGCGTATCTCGCCTACCATGCGTACCCGTCACCGGTGCTGCGGGCGAAGGGGGATTACGATCTCTGGCTGCCGGAGGGCGTGCGGGAGATTCACGCGGCGCTGCAGGCGGAGGGAGAGTGGAGAACCATGCCGGGGATTGCGCCGGACCACCATCTGCCGGCGCTGTACAACAGGGACGGCCGCATGGCCGAGATTCATCTGAACCCGTTTCATCCGTACCGGAACCGGCCGGAGCCTCCGGCCTTCGGAAAGTTCGTCCGCGAATTGCCGGACGGGTCCGCGAGTTTTGAACCGGAGCTGCATTGGCTGATTCTGCTTGAACATTGTCGTCATGACGGCTGGCTGGGGCTTCCGAGGCGGCTGCTCGATCTCGGGTTTCTGCAGAAGAAACACCGCCTTTCGGCCGGGCGCATCTCGGAGCTGCGCCGGGAGCTGCGGCTGCCGACCGACCCGGCGCTGATTTTCGAGGCGTTCCCGGATTTTTTCCCGGAAGGGGAGCGGCTGTTCCGGGGAACGTTTCCGCGGCAGCTCCTCGACGATCTGCGGCAGCTGGGCGGCAGCTCCTTTTCCGCCCTTTCGTCGAAACGGCAGCTGAGGCTTGAGCTGACGTTCCGGCCGCTCGGCGCGTGGGGGAAGATTCGTTTCCTGGCGCGCCGGAGTTTGATTACTCCCGCCTTTCTGCGGGAAAAGTACGGATTGCCGGACCATGTTTCGCGCCGGGAGCTTCTCCGCTGCTACCGGCGCGATGTCGGCGAAAAGCTGCTGCTGCTCTGCCGCTTTTTCGGAACCGTCCCCCCGGAGGCCGTACGCGAGGCGGGACGGATCCGGCGCCGCCTCGCCCGCCGTCTTGACGGGTACGGTCAGTCGGGGAACTCCGACAGATAGCGCAGGAAATCGTCGGCGCGGTTTACGGGCGGTTTGTCCGGCGTCCGGCTGACGATGGTCAGGTTTCCGGCCCGGAGCGCCCAGGCTTTGCCGTTTTCCGCCGCGAGGATGACGGCACCCGGCAGCGGTTTCAGGACCTGGGCGGTTGAGCCGTCCGCGAACCGGATCGTCTCTTCGGTGAAGAAGCGGTCGAGCCGGGGAATCGTTCCGAGGTCGGAACGGCTCCCGACGTAGCTGACCGGCCTGCCGCTTTCGAGCGCCCGCCCGATCTCCTCCGCGTAATAACGCGAGAAGGGCGGATTCGGGCAGTTGATGATGACCGCGTCGAACTCTTCCGGCAGGGTGTTGGTGGAGCTGTACCATTCGAGCGGTTTCGCCGCGAGGCGCGCCGACTGCGGAATCAGATTCTGTTCCCGGCCGTGGAACGCCATGTGGCGCGTGATCCACCACCACCAGGTGCTGCCGCCGGGAAACACGTAATTCCGCGGCGTCGCGGCGACCGGCTTCCGGCCGGGCGCGGCGAATTCCCGGTCGATCCGGGCGGCCCAGGCGAGTCCTTCCGGGAAATCGTGGTAGTTGTGGTTGCTCCAGAGGTTTCCGGGTTTCAGGTCGAATCCGAAGAAATAAAAGCCGCTGACGCCGAGCCGCGCGAGATTTTCGGCCATGCCGCGCAGTTCCGCTTCGTCTCTGAAGAATTTCGTTCCGTCGTTGCCGACCGCCGCGCTGTGGCCGATTTCAGTACCGACCTTCCACATCGTATGTTCCGAGGCTTCGGCTTCGGCGCGCGATGCGCCGCCGCCGGTTTCGCCCGGGATTCCCTGGTTCAGGTAGCATTCGAAGCCGACGCCGTCGTAGCCGAGGTAGCGGCGGCTGACGTTCATCTTCTCCCCGATGACCCCGACGCTTTTGAAGACGACCGGCACGTTCACCAGCGATTTCAGATAGGCGGCGATTTCGTCGGCGAGCGCGGCATAGGTGATGCGGATCATCTCCTGATAGTCGATCCAGGCGAAGGTCCGGTCTGGGTCTCCCTCGAGAATCCTGCCGGTTTCGGGGTCGATCCAGAAGCAGCGCCGGTCCGTGCGCAGCGGAATCAGCCGGGCGGCCTCCTCGAAGGAACCGGCCGGGATGTGCCACTCCTGCCGCAGCTTGCCGACGGTCCGGTAGCGTTTCTTCAGGTACTCCGCGAAGGCGCGGTTGATTGCCGGCGTGTACTGCCGCAGATTTTCGGTGCCGTTGACCATGTCGGTCTCGTTCCTGATCGGGTCGACGAAGAAACGCAGCTTTCCGCCCCAGCTGATCCTGCCGATCCAGGAGAGACGTTTTTTCAGCGCGGCGAACTCTTCCGCGTCCCAGAGGTTCTCATGGTGCATTTTCGATTCCAGCAGCGGGATGAGAATGACTTCGCTGTTGTCGGGCGAATCGAGTTCGATCGGAAAGGTGATTTCGCGCAGCTTGTCGAAATCCTGTTCGGTTTCGAGATCGATGATGCCGTGGCGCAGGTCTTTGCCGACCTTGTCGGTGAAGGCCGCGAATTTCGCGCCGTTCTGCGGCCGGGCCGGATCGACGACGAGCAGGCCCGCAAGCTTCTGTTCGGCCGGGAAGCGGCCGGTTATTCTGCCGGAGGCGTAGGTGCCGCGCGTGAGTCCGCGGTAATTGCCCGGGGCGTCAGGCCGGTCGCGCGTGATGAAAAAGCTCGGGATGGCGCTTCCGCCGCCTGCCGTCAACTGGTAGCCGTAGTGAATGCCTTCGCGTTCGAGCATGTCGATGAAGAGCTGGCGGACCCGGAGCGGCGCCTGGGTCGAAAGATTCAGATAAACGTCGTCGAGGCC of the Victivallis lenta genome contains:
- a CDS encoding ABC transporter ATP-binding protein; amino-acid sequence: MDGNKNSGLPEPPPPAAGELFTFLKPYLRPHAWRIAGIGALLLFGASFAYLEPLVQRQFINTLTALERPQVWFWGILTVLTGALLRLCTAGESIGENSIGARITMTLKTRLSRRLLDLPVSFFHRHGSGYLAGRLTRDIDEMQFLYSAGMTGILSSALRLLGGLALLFVLDWRVGAVVVLILPLYLLAYRKFRGDHYRVGLAVSEANAANSRTLQSTFSGIRLLKSSAAEEKRGERLGREFEQQMILRIRRFRLGCRFRVLLRVIPGGCRGALLLAGVWMILEGRWTLGGLWALLRALDYVFTPSQLLCGGLIQFHSVSAAAARVMQLDRLLPEENLENGVEPGKLEGRIEFRHVSFGYLPGVPVLRDLSFELRPGEVVALCGPSGGGKSTIAGLLLRFFRPESGEILIDGRPAGEYRLRALRRRIGYIGQTGEFLTGTLAANLLLGVDRPVPETRLREVIGLVGLGARLNAPECDRDAPLEENGVNFSVGERIRLAVAREILRDPDILILDETTASLDGETEEKLMDFLLELLAGRTVLVISHRESTLRRAQRRLELKEGRIYEK
- a CDS encoding nucleotidyltransferase family protein; protein product: MRNDCDGFFAALGWMAFAPDPAARFERLSAEEKRRLCREAGAHRLSHCFYYFFRNALPSEFREEFGRSYHAVSAWELGYGVALNRLRKRIAELGGRPVALKGAYLAYHAYPSPVLRAKGDYDLWLPEGVREIHAALQAEGEWRTMPGIAPDHHLPALYNRDGRMAEIHLNPFHPYRNRPEPPAFGKFVRELPDGSASFEPELHWLILLEHCRHDGWLGLPRRLLDLGFLQKKHRLSAGRISELRRELRLPTDPALIFEAFPDFFPEGERLFRGTFPRQLLDDLRQLGGSSFSALSSKRQLRLELTFRPLGAWGKIRFLARRSLITPAFLREKYGLPDHVSRRELLRCYRRDVGEKLLLLCRFFGTVPPEAVREAGRIRRRLARRLDGYGQSGNSDR